From Rhododendron vialii isolate Sample 1 chromosome 10a, ASM3025357v1, the proteins below share one genomic window:
- the LOC131302673 gene encoding pentatricopeptide repeat-containing protein At3g14330 yields the protein MTLPRQDNLSYLRQKDMATPSIPASTTITVLPTNTKPSSLPSTLKSLSLSGKLDEALHLIESHPLTPLPLQTYDALLHACISRKSLHHGQRLQNHLLLRHSTKGKKGRGGTQQSLLEKPALKTKLITLYSVCGRIDLARSVFDSALVRTAPESVWVAMAIGYSRNGCSKDALSLYVDMLRRFVQPGNFAFSAALKSCAELGDFQVGRAVHAQIVKCKDESDQVVYNALLRLYLECGCFEDVVRVFAEMPERNIVSWNSLVSGFAGRGQLFEAFDAFRRMQGEGVGFNWVSLTAVLPVCAQINALCSGKEIHAQMAKSVTRPDMFVLNSLMDMYAKCGVVDYARRIFDGMERRDLTSWNTVLNGYAIARRMEEGLKLFDKMVDSGFSPDTVTFIALLSGCSHTGLTQEGLKLFHRMRTEFGISPSAEHYACLVDMLGRAGRLKEALKVVKSMGKKPSGSIWGSLLNSCRLYGNVPLAEAIAKVLFEIEPKYPVNYVMLSNIYANAGLWEGVKIVREMMEKRGVKKEVGCSWIEIKNRLHTFVAGGGIELRNSEKYQKLWSELMEAMRGVGYKPDTRVVLHDVSEEIKKGWVCGHSERLAAMFGLIHTRSGIPLRITNNLRVCADCHSWMKALSQVTRRVIVLRDTKHFHHFEKGSCSCNDYW from the coding sequence ATGACTCTACCAAGACAAGATAACCTCTCCTATCTAAGACAGAAAGACATGGCAACTCCCTCCATTCCTGCCTCAACTACCATAACCGTTCTTCCCACCAACACAAAACCCTCATCACTTCCTTCAACCCTCAAATCCCTCTCCCTCTCAGGCAAGCTAGACGAGGCCCTTCACCTCATCGAGTCCCACCCGCTaacccctctccctctccaaaccTACGACGCCCTTCTCCACGCCTGCATCTCCAGAAAATCCTTACACCACGGCCAGAGGCTCCAGAACCACCTCCTTCTCCGCCActcaacaaaaggaaaaaagggtCGTGGTGGTACTCAGCAAAGCCTTCTGGAAAAACCCGCCTTGAAAACCAAGCTCATCACACTCTACTCCGTCTGCGGCCGGATCGACCTGGCCCGCAGCGTTTTCGACTCCGCCCTCGTCAGAACCGCTCCCGAGTCGGTGTGGGTGGCGATGGCAATCGGTTACTCGCGAAACGGGTGTTCGAAAGATGCCCTGTCTCTTTATGTGGACATGTTAAGGAGGTTCGTGCAGCCGGGTAATTTCGCGTTCTCGGCGGCTCTCAAGTCGTGCGCTGAGTTGGGTGATTTTCAGGTTGGTAGAGCTGTACATGCCCAAATTGTTAAGTGTAAGGATGAGTCGGATCAGGTTGTGTACAATGCTCTTCTTAGGTTGTACTTGGAATGTGGGTGTTTTGAGGACGTAGTCCGGGTGTTTGCCGAAATGCCTGAACGAAATATTGTTTCTTGGAATTCGTTGGTTTCTGGGTTTGCAGGGAGAGGTCAGCTGTTTGAGGCTTTTGATGCTTTTAGGAGGATGCAAGGAGAGGGAGTGGGGTTTAATTGGGTTAGTTTGACTGCAGTGTTGCCCGTCTGTGCTCAAATAAATGCACTTTGCAGCGGGAAAGAGATACATGCCCAAATGGCAAAATCGGTCACCAGGCCGGATATGTTTGTGTTGAACTCGCTGATGGACATGTATGCGAAATGCGGAGTGGTGGATTACGCTAGGAGGATATTTGATGGAATGGAGAGGAGAGATTTGACGTCGTGGAATACTGTGCTTAATGGGTATGCCATTGCCAGGCGTATGGAAGAAGGATTGAAGTTGTTTGATAAGATGGTTGATTCTGGATTCAGCCCAGATACGGTCACGTTTATTGCGTTACTATCAGGCTGCAGTCATACGGGGCTCACGCAAGAGGGCCTGAAATTGTTTCACAGGATGCGCACGGAATTTGGAATCTCACCAAGTGCAGAGCATTATGCTTGTTTGGTAGATATGTTAGGTAGAGCAGGGAGGCTCAAGGAGGCACTGAAAGTAGTGAAAAGCATGGGAAAGAAGCCCAGTGGTAGCATATGGGGTTCGTTGCTCAATTCTTGCCGCCTTTATGGTAACGTTCCTCTTGCAGAGGCTATTGCAAAGgttttgtttgagattgaaCCAAAATATCCTGTTAATTACGTGATGTTATCGAACATTTATGCAAATGCGGGACTGTGGGAGGGTGTTAAGATTGTGAGAGAGATGATGGAAAAGCGTGGCGTCAAGAAAGAGGTTGGATGCAGTTGGATTGAGATAAAAAATAGGTTACACACTTTTGTGGCTGGGGGGGGTATTGAACTTCGTAATTCAGAGAAGTATCAAAAGTTGTGGAGTGAGTTGATGGAAGCTATGAGAGGAGTTGGATATAAACCGGATACTAGAGTTGTGCTGCATGATGTTAGTGAGGAAATTAAGAAGGGATGGGTTTGTGGACATAGTGAGCGACTTGCGGCCATGTTTGGACTCATTCACACTAGATCTGGAATACCACTTAGGATCACAAATAATCTTCGTGTGTGTGCAGATTGTCACTCTTGGATGAAGGCTCTGTCCCAAGTTACTAGAAGAGTGATAGTGTTGAGGGACACAAAACACTTCCACCATTTTGAAAAAGGGAGCTGCTCTTGCAATGATTACTGGTGA